The Bacillota bacterium genomic interval AGTAGCTTCCAACGACCAAAAACTCCAGCGCACCATTGAATGGTTTACCCGCGACACCGCAAGGATATCGGCTGTACTTATACTATTCCTCGACCAATACGCCGATGGAGGCTCAAAGATCGCGTTTATGCGCGACTTCAAGCGCCTAAATACAATCCTCAACGCACTTATCAAGCAGGAAGAGCAACTTATTCTTGACGAATTAGACGATACGATTTTGGGTATGGTTGCATAATAATGCAGTGCAGCAGATGCATTAAAGAAGCAGGTGCATTAAAGATTAATTATCAGGTTATCTAGCAGTAGCAAGAAGCCCTGTGACTTAAAGAAGCATTATGCGGCGCTTCGGCAATAATTAATCAAGCCTCTTGTGGCTCAACATCTTAGTGCTTGATAGCTGCTACAGACTAGTAAAATCCATAGCTATGGAAGCATTTGCAATGCCCATCAATCGGTAGCTGCCGAGCATGCGGTTAAGACCTTTAATTGACAAAAGTTAAAACGCCTCATATAATGGGCTGGATGCCTTATTTTTAAAGTGTTTCTGCTAACGAGGTGAGATAGATGGCACATAAAAAGGGAATGGGAAGTACCCGAAATGGTCGAGATAGCC includes:
- a CDS encoding hemerythrin domain-containing protein; its protein translation is MLNLIDQLRLEHTELSTSFGSLRDIDISTAEGREKLKSIKVTLLAHLRRDNEELYPKLREVASNDQKLQRTIEWFTRDTARISAVLILFLDQYADGGSKIAFMRDFKRLNTILNALIKQEEQLILDELDDTILGMVA